The window tGCGTCCTTGCAAGTTGCATCTTACGTTGACCTTTGCCAAAATTTGATATGTTAAGATGAGGTTGGTCATTGTAAAATGGTACTTGTATGTTGTTATCTCTTTCATACTACAAGCAGAGTTCTTTACCTGGACATTAAAGGCATTccatcatttatttatttacacttGATGAGTAAAGTCGAATATAGTTGTCTATCTTAAAAGAATGTTCACTTTTGTTGCTTCTTTTCAACTAGTAGCTAAATATTCATCTTCTCTCTGATGCCTTGTCTATACAGGTTATCGGCCTTTTGTGGAGGCATGTACGGATGCAGATGAGAAAGGAGAAGCTTTGAAGTATATCCCAAAATTAGCAGATCCTCGAGAAAAGGCTGAGGTAATCTTAAGTGGAATATGTTAGTTTAACATTAAAACTATATCTGTTGCAGTTTAATTCCTATATGTGTAGTGAAGTTCAGGTGCTGAGGAGAAAAGCTGTGTTAAACTTGTGCAGGCCTATGCTCGAATTGGCATGGCAAAGGAAGCAGCAGATGCTGCTTCACAGGCTAAAGATGGTGAACTGCTAGCACGTTTGAAGTTAACTTTTGCACAAAATGCAGCAGCTTCATCAATTTTTGATACTCTTAGGGATCGTCTGTCCTTTCCAGGGGCATGATCATCTCTGCAAAGATGTAatcctctctctcaaatttTTATTGTGACAAAATCATAGTTAACCCTTTTCTGTGTATTTACTATgttagtatataatataatgagaAGTTCCGGGTCTCTGTAAAGTTTAGCGGCTGTTCATTtcctttaatttttttgtaaatgttTTATAATGTGTGCTGAACACTGCATATTTTGTGTGTACACaactatttgtaattttattttttatttttaaatgtcaTCTACTTTTCGGAAGCAAGTACTCATGTGCCAACAATAAACTTTGTCATAAAAAACTTGGGCAAAGCTAATTACAAACCTTTAAAACCTACAGTATAAGATTGGTGCAGGAGTACTGCTTTTTCTTCGTACAAAACTTGATGAACCTTATCATGGAAAAAGCTGCACATAACCAGTGGCAATAGCTATTCCTAGTATAAGTAGTGGTGGAAGAAGGACAAAGGCACCAATGGTGGCGAAGAAAGTTGAATCATTTCTCTTAGAAACTTGATTCAGGTATGTCTGTCTTTTGATGTTTCGCTTCTGCGAGATGGTTAGGAACTTTggactatatttttttagattCTTCCCTAAAGGTATCGTGAAATCATCATCTCGATCACCAACCAGCTGAGCAAGCTGATCCCGTATTGTGATACCACCGCTCTCGGAACCTGAAAATTAAACTTCATTGGTCATATGTATACATAGGAGTGTTGCCTGACAAGTGAACAAGATCAGACATACCGTCGGCAGATGATGACCCTGAGGATGTAAGTTGGTCTAAGAGGTCTAGCTGCGATTGAGCAGAAGAAAAAGACCCTTGTCAAGAAAAAAAC of the Daucus carota subsp. sativus chromosome 4, DH1 v3.0, whole genome shotgun sequence genome contains:
- the LOC108218738 gene encoding uncharacterized protein LOC108218738, which codes for MASLNATTLFSSIPSKPCSLPKPKNLYVHIAFSPPSSSSFGVTAFSEGTEGGLADQEDVATYSGSFSSAQSQLDLLDQLTSSGSSSADGSESGGITIRDQLAQLVGDRDDDFTIPLGKNLKKYSPKFLTISQKRNIKRQTYLNQVSKRNDSTFFATIGAFVLLPPLLILGIAIATGYVQLFP